A genomic region of Nostoc sp. UHCC 0702 contains the following coding sequences:
- a CDS encoding 4Fe-4S binding protein: protein MAYNITSQCISCNLCLSVCPTGAVKVVDGQHWIDPELCTNCIGSVYSVAQCKAGCPTCDGCVKQPSDYWEGWFAKYNHVLAKLTNKQDYWERWFNCYSQKFSEQLQKRQHQVLEV, encoded by the coding sequence ATGGCTTACAATATCACTAGCCAATGTATTTCCTGCAATCTATGTCTGTCTGTATGTCCCACAGGTGCAGTTAAGGTAGTTGACGGTCAGCACTGGATTGACCCAGAACTTTGTACAAACTGTATTGGTAGTGTTTATAGCGTAGCTCAGTGTAAAGCTGGTTGTCCCACCTGCGATGGTTGCGTGAAGCAGCCTAGCGATTATTGGGAAGGCTGGTTTGCCAAATATAATCACGTATTAGCGAAATTAACTAACAAACAAGATTATTGGGAACGTTGGTTTAACTGCTATTCGCAGAAATTCTCTGAGCAGTTGCAAAAGCGTCAACACCAAGTATTAGAAGTGTAA